GGATGAAGCCCCATCTTTAGATGATTTCAGGACGAAAGTCACCTGCCCAACCTGTGCGGGAGCGCGTTTGAAAAAAGAGTCTTTACATTTTAAAATAGCGGATAAAAACATCCATGAGCTCTCCACGATGGATATTACATCGATCAAGGAGTGGTTTGATCAGGTAGAAAGCAAACTTGATGAACGCCAGCTTATTATTGCAACAGAGATCTTAAAGGAAATCCGCGCACGCTTAGGATTCTTGCTGGACGTAGGCTTAAATTACCTCACCTTGGATCGTACTGCTAAAACACTTTCCGGAGGGGAGGCACAACGGATCCGTCTGGCAACACAGATTGGTTCCCAACTGGTGAATGTACTTTACATTCTGGATGAGCCGAGTATCGGACTACATCAGCGAGACAATGAACGGTTGATCAATGCCCTGAAAAACCTACGCGATATTGGCAATTCGGTCCTTGTTGTCGAACATGATAAAGACATGATCCTACATGCGGACCATGTTATTGACATGGGTCCTGCTGCAGGGGTTCACGGCGGTACAGTAGTTGCCGAAGGTACCCCAGCAGAAATCCTCAAATCAGACTCTCTGACAGCGGCATACCTCAACGGGACAAAAGAGGTTAAGATTCCGGAGAAACGTCGTGAGGGCAATGGAAAAACATTGTCATTGCATGGCGCAACAGGGCATAACTTAAAAAATCTGTCTGTCTCTTTTCCATTAGGGAAACTCATTGTTGTTTCGGGGGTTTCGGGTTCAGGCAAATCCAGCTTAATCACGGGAACATTATATCCGATTCTGAATAAACATTTTTTCAGAGCCAAAGCCACCCCGCTTCCTTTCAAAAAAATTGAAGGGTTAGAACATATTGATAAAGTCATCGAGATCGACCAAAGTCCTATCGGCCGTACACCACGATCCAATCCGTCCACCTATACAGGCGTATTTTCGGATATCAGAACCTTGTTTGTTCAATTGCCAGAGGCTAAGATCAGGGGCTATAAACCAGGACGCTTTTCCTTCAATGTCAAAGGCGGCCGTTGTGAAACCTGTCAGGGGGCCGGATTGAAAGTCATTGAGATGAATTTCCTTCCCGATGTACAGGTTCCTTGTGAAACATGCCACGGAAAACGCTATAACCGAGAAACTTTAGAAGTACGGTATAAAGGAAAATCCATCTCCGATGTACTTGATATGAGTATCAACGATGCTGTGGATTTCTTTGAGAACGTACCGAGTATCTATCGAAAGATCAAAACACTGCAGGATGTAGGTTTGGGCTACATCACCTTAGGTCAATCCTCCACAACCTTATCGGGAGGCGAGGCTCAACGGGTAAAATTAGCTACAGAACTTTCTAAAAAAGATACTGGAAATACATTTTATATCCTTGACGAACCGACTACAGGACTACACTTTGAAGATGTCAATGTCCTTATGGGCGTTATCAATCGCTTGGTCGGACGTGGAAATACCGTTTTGATCATCGAGCACAATCTTGATGTTGTTAAATCGGCAGATTGGGTCATTGATATCGGTCCCGAAGGTGGTAAAGAGGGCGGTCAGGTTCTATTTGAAGGAACGCCTGAAAACTTAATTAAAAATAACAAAAGCGAAACGGCACGTTTCTTAAAACTGGAAATGTAATATCAACAAAACAGCAGCTGCGAATTATGCGGTTTCTGTTCGTAGGGTGGCTCGGTTATTGCGAAGGGAATATTTTTCCAGCTCGATATCAGCTGTGTTTTACACAGGTGCTAGACAACGCACACTGACTTTGACGTCAACTGGGAAGCGTCATATTTAATGACTAAATACGTTTACAGGTTCTTTGCGGCTGTAAACAGTTGGTCGTTGCTATTCCATTTTCATTTGTATAAATGAACGCATTACACGCTTTTGTTTTTAAAGAACATGTGGAATGTCCGCTTGATTTTCGTCAGTGTTTATACGCTGCAAACATGGATATTTCTTAACTTTGTATTATATGTCGGATATTATTCAATTACTTCCAGATAATGTTGCTAATCAGATTGCGGCGGGAGAAGTGGTGCAGCGACCAGCGTCTGCAATTAAAGAATTGATTGAGAATGCTATTGATGCTGGAGCTGACAAAATAAAACTTATTGTTAAAGATGCAGGCAAGTCGTTGATTCAAGTCATTGACAATGGTTGTGGTATGAGCGTAACTGATGCTCGCCTTTGTTTTGAGCGCCACGCGACATCAAAAATCCGTAAGGCTGAAGACTTATTTGCTATTCGTACGATGGGTTTCCGTGGTGAGGCGATGGCCTCCATTGCCGCAATTGCACAGGTCGAACTCAAAACACGCCGTATTGAAGATGAGCTAGGTACAGTCGTTGAAATAGAGGGATCGAAAGTTGTCAATCAGTATCCGGAAGCTGTGGCTGCCGGAACAAATATTTTAGTTAAAAATCTTTTTTACAATATTCCTGCCCGGAGAAACTTCCTCAAGAGCAACTCGGTAGAAATGCGTCATATCATTGATGAATTTCAACGTATTGCTTTATCGAACCCACAGATTTTCCTAACCTTACATAGCGACGGAAATGAAATCTACCATTTGCCGGCAGAGACACTAAAACAACGTATTGTCCATATTTTCGGAAACAATTACAATCAGCGTCTTGTCCCTGTGGAAGAAGATACATCCATCATCAAGGTAGAGGGCTTTGTGGGGAAACCTGAGTTTGCGAAAAAAACTCGTGGTGAACAGTTTTTCTTTGTCAACAAACGCTTTGTACGTGATCCATACCTGCACCACGCTGTCATGAACGCTTATGAAGATATCTTGCAGGCAGAAACATTTCCTTTCTATGTCTTATTTATCGACATAGATCCCGCACGTATTGATATCAATGTCCATCCGACCAAGACTGAAATCAAGTACGAGGACGATAAAGCTATTTATGCAATTATCCGTTCGGCCGTAAAAAGATCATTGGGACGGTACAATATTATGCCATCCCTGGATTTTGAACAGGAGACTAGCTTCACCAATCTCATTACAAAAAAGGCACTGGATGAAATTATCGTTCCAACAGTTACCTTTAATCCGGACTTCAACCCTTTTGATACAGACAAATCAAAATCCAATTCGAGCTACACCCGCTCAGAAAGCTATGCTGAGGGGCTTACCAAGAAAACAGGTGGCATACCCAGCAATTGGGATTCTTTATATCAAATTGTCGAAAAGGAGGAGTCTGTTCAGCTGCCATTGCATGCCGAGCCGGAATTACGTACCGATGGCCCGCAGATCATCCAAGTTGAAGATAAATCATCCTCGAAGCTCTTTTTCCAGTTACATAATAAATATATTGTTTCGCAGATTCACTCCGGATTTATCCTAATCGATCAACAAGCGGCACATGAGCGTATTCTCTTTGAACAATTTCTTTCACAGCTGGACCAACATAAAGGTCTGAGTCAGCAAAGTTTGTTTCCACAGACTTTGGATCTGAATGCTGCAGATAATGAATTAATGAAAGACCTCCTGGAGGACATCAACGGTTTGGGCTTTCAAATTCGTGAATTTGGAAAAAATTCCTATATTATTGACGGAATTCCTGCAGACTTAGGGACAGGATTCGACGAAATAAAGATGATTGAGAAAATATTAGAGGATTACAAAAACAATCAATCTGAGTATAAGCTAGCTAAGCGCGAAAATCTTGCAAAAAGCCTTGCCCGTAACGCGGCCATTAAACCTGGAACCGTATTGGACAACACAGCAATGGCAGAGCTTGTGGACAGACTTTTTGCTTGTCACTCACCCAATATCTCCATCTATGGGAATCCTGTAATTGTAACATTTACATTGCAAGAATTAGCGGAAAAATTTGGTAAAAATTAGAAGATAAAATATATGTTTCCACAACTGACACCTGTTATCAAGAATTTATTGATCATCAATATTATATTTTATATTGGATCTCAACTTGTACCTGTAGCATATGATTATCTTGCGGTCTACTATCCGGACTCGCCTTATTTTAAAATCTGGCAGGTGATCACGCATATGTTTATGCATGACAAGAACACCATTACTCATATTTTCTTCAATATGTTTTCCTTAGTCATGTTTGGCCCTATGATTGAGCAGGTCCTTGGTTCGAAACGTTTTTTAAATTTTTACCTGGTTTCAGGAATCGGTGCTTGGTTTCTTTATACGGCTGTAAATGGCATACAACTTTATAATGCGACGGGTTCTTTCGCTCCGCTACATGGCATAAGCGGAAACGAACTTATTTCCATGGCCAATACCGGGAACAACGAAGCATTAACCTACCTCATTCCAATGTTGGGTGCTTCGGGAGCTATTTATGGTGTACTATTGGCATTTGCCTACCTTTTTCCAAACATACCGCTTCAATTTTTGTTTATTCCTGTACCAGTCAAAGCGAAGTATATGATCGGTGGATTTATCCTCATCGAAATATATATGAGCTTATCTAGACCAGGAGATTCTGTGGCTCACCTGGCTCACGTCGGTGGTGCACTATTTGGCTATCTACTGCTTAAACTGTGGAAGATTAGAAAAGGAATTTATTAATATTGTGCGCAATGAATAACATCGGTTTAAAAGATTTTTGGAGACAAACCTATAAAACTGGCTCGCCCGTACCTTTGGTGATCAGTATTCAGGTCTGTTTATTCGTCCTCATTTATTTTTTAGACCTGCTCTTCGAATTAAAAATTGTTCCACAAAGCTTCTTGGAGCCTACGGTACGTCTATTAAGTTTACCGAGTAATTTCTCAAGCTTTATTGCACAACCATGGTCATTGGTTACATCGAATTTCGTTTACGTCAAGCTTTGGACCATACTTTTTGATAGTCTTTGGCTCTATTGGGTCGGTCAGATCTTCTTTACCTTCTTAAACACGCGGCAATTTCTGTTTGTCTATATGGCCTCTTGGCTGATCGGTAGTGTGCTCTATATGGGCTTTGGGTCACTTATTCCCATGCCAAGTAACTTACAGCTTATGGGAGGTTCTCTCCCCTTGGCAGCGGTATTAGCCGCGATTGTGACTTTGGTTCCCAAGTATGAGCTACGGCTTTTGCTTTTGGGTAACATCAAGCTAAAATTAGTGGCCATTGTCTATTTTGGCCTAGAATTTCTTGCCCTTACGATGACGAATCGACCTGCTGCCATTTCGTATTTTGCTGTTGTCCTTTTTGGAATGGGATTCACTTATGCGCTAAAATCAGGAATGGACTGGTCTACAATTTTTCAGAAAAAACAACAGAAGCCTGCAAAAATGAAAGTCGTTGTGGGTAACAATATACCGACAAATCGGAAACATCGTTATGACTTACCCAATCAGGATGAAATCGATGCTATTTTAGATAAAATTTCTATTTCTGGCTACGACAGTCTAACGAACCATGAAAAAGAAACGCTCTTTAGGGCAAGCAATAGTGGTGACAAGGTTGATGGATAGAAGGACATTTTTAAGGAGAAAACTGGGCTTTATCAGTAAAACAATGTTCCTGGCAAATATGCTTGCGATCGTTGCATTACTTATGAGTTATTCGGCGACCTTCATTAATCCCAAATCCTTTTGGCCGATTGCATTTATGGGCTTAGGCTACCTTCCAATCCTCCTTATCAATATTGGATTTATCTTTTATTGGCTACTCCGCAAACGAAAAATTGCGCTTTATTCGCTCGTAACGATCCTCATTGGGTGGCCTTTTTTAACTAAGCATTGGAATATTCGCAAAGAGAATGCACCTGTATCTTCCGAGATACGCACGCTTCGCATCATGACATTCAATGCCCATTTGTTCAAAAAGGTAGGTGATGAGAAAAAAAACTTTAAAGCTGACGTTGTCCGCATTATTGACAGCATCTCTCCTGATGTGATCTGCTTTCAGGAATATATTAGCAAGATTAAGGGAAAACATGTATTCTCCGAGGAATTCAAAGATAAATTGGGGTATGATTATTTTTTCTTTGAACCGAGCTCTAAAAACGATTATGAGGCGTATGGAATGGCTGTTCTTTCCCGTTTCCCAATCTATGATTCAGGGACCATCAGAGATAACGATTACGGAATCAACCGGATTAGTTATGTTGATATCAAAAAACAGGATACCCTGATCCGCATCTACAATATACATCTACGTTCTTTTGCGCTGCAAAATGAAGACAAGGAATTTATCCAAAACCTGTCCAATAATAATGAATCGGATAATTCGAGGACCCGTAAATTGAGCCGCAAACTTAAGAATGCCTTCGAGCTACGTAGCGAACAGGCGCATTCGTTGAAGAAGCACATGAATGAATGTCAATATCCTTATATTGCCGTAGGTGATTTCAACGATACGCCAATGAGCTACTCGGTCAATTTAATTGGAGATGGTTTGTACAATGCGTTTAAGGAGAAAGGTAACGGCTGGGGAGTGACCCATCATGCCCTCCTACCGATCTTTCAGATCGACTATATTTTTGCTAGCCAAAAATTTCAAGTGATGAACTATCAGGTTGTCAAACAGAAATTATCGGATCATTACCCAGTATGGTCTGATCTTAGGCTTAAACCTTAGGCATCTGATAACCTAATGTTTTAAGTCCTATTTCAATAAATTTATCCCTTCGATTTTTGATTTTATAATAGGCCTCACGACCAAAATAATAGCGACCGACTAAGGCTTCGATATCGGATTGAATCAAATCATGTAAGTTTTTTGCTTCTTTGGCGGTGACCGAAATCCGCTTCTGACTGTTGAGATATGAAATAAATAGATCAAATTCTGTTGTCGGTAAGTGGTAACCGCTAATAAAATTCTCTATAGAATATGCGGGCAAATGTTTCGTGAAGCGATCATAAACAAATTCTTCGATCGCATTGGAATGAAATATCTCGCGGTATTTGGCACTGGTTTCGTTGGTGTCAATCGGAATAGTAACATCCGGAAGGATACCACCACCACCAAAAACAAGTTTCCCTTTACTGGTGGTAAACATTTCTTTTTGGCTGAATTCAGTGTCCATCGTCCATAGATCGAAGCCCGTCATGTATTTCGCAGCATCAAAATTGGCGCGTGTGTATTGTCGCTGAATGCATCTTCCAAGAGGGGTATAATAGCGAGCGACAGTCAGATTGATTGCAGAGCCATCCGAAAAGTCAAATTGTTCTTGTACTAAGCCTTTACCATAGGATCTGCGGCCAACAATCGTTGCCCGATCCAGATCCTGAAGAGCACCACTCAGGATTTCACTTGCTGATGCCGTACTTTCATTGATTAGCACAATGACCCGGCCGTCACCAAAATCGCCAGCTTTCTCTGAATAGAAATCCTGACGTAGTTCATTAGCGCCCTCGGTATACATCAACAATCTTTTTTCTTTGAAAAATTGACCCGCCAGATCAATCGCCGTATGGACAAATCCGCCACCATTGTTACGCAGATCCAAAATAAGATCCTGCGCCCCACTTTTCCGTAAATCTATGAGCGACTGTCTGAATTCGTCTGCTGTCTTATGCCCAAATCTCCGAATTTTCACATAAGCTGTTTTCGGAGCGATCATATAGGATGCATCTAAGCTGGAGACATTTACCTGATCGCGAATGACTTTTATTGGATTGGCCATTACCACTCCATTGCGCTGAATAGAAATCAATACAGCTGTTCCTTTCTTTCCACGGATTAACCTCTCAATTTCGGACTCGGCTACCTTTCTTCCGACAAGATCCTTATTCCCGATCTTTAAAATGCGGTCGCCGATACGCATACCTGCTTTTTCAGCGGGGCCAGCAGCAACCATTCCAACAACAAGTAGCGTATCTTTCAGACGGAAATACTCCACACCGATACCATCAAATGTTCCTTCAAGCGTTTCCTGCTTTGCAAGCACTTGATTCGGTCTTAAAAAGGTGGAAAAAGGATCTAAACGGGATACGACATGTTCAATGGCTTCGTCTTGAACGGTATCTATACTGACATTATCAACGTAATTCTCAGCAATTAATTGAATGAGATATTGTAATTTATCCGAGTTGCCATTCGAGCGTAGACTCGAAAAGGTTGTTTTTTGGTTGCTTCCCTGCTCCTCGGCATAATTTTGTCCCAACAGCAAGCCAAGAAGCAATACTGCAGCATAAGTAGCGGCTACAAAAATATTTCTTTTAATACTTTTCTGCATGGGAGATCTTCATGAATTATCGAAGATGAGACAAACTATTCAACAATTAATTACTTCATCAAAAATAGCAAGTTTATTCGGTTAAACGAGTACCTAAACCCATATTTTTACATTAAAAATAAAAAGTTCCCGCCCTTGCTTTTAGGTGGAAACAGCGCCGTCCACGATTAGAAGTCATTGTAAAAATTTCAAAAATTACAACAGAACAGCCGATAAGGGCACCGAACATTTAATTTCAACAGATAAAGATGATGTCTATAATTTAACTTGCAAATGCGCGTAAATTTATCTTAGTTTGAATTGAAAAAGATTCCACTTTATGCACGAAATCGAACCTTATTATAATTGGCGGGACTATTACATTGCCGCTGAAGATGAACAATCCCCATTTTATGGTACAATCTATAGCGAATTCGATTTTGACAAGCAGATCTATAATTTTCTTTTGCACCCACAATGGGATGAATTTGGTTCACTTACCTTATATCTAAAAATACTATTTGTGGACTATGAAAAACAATACTGTATTATCGAACTGATTGGTGAATGGAATGATGCGATCTACAATGATATTATGTTGCTCAAGCGCGAGATTATCGATGTATTGATCAGTCAAGGCATCAAGTATTTTATTCTAATCGGGGAGAATGTACTGAATTTTCATGCTTCGGACGACTCTTATTATGAGGAATGGTTTCAGGATATCGAAGATGGCTGGATTGCGGGCATCGGTTTCCGTGAACATGTGATCGAAGAGTTCCAGCAGCAAAACATAGATTATTACATTAATTTCGGTGGTGCATTGAATGAGCTGCCTTGGCGGGCATTAAAACCGAAACAAGTGTTCCACCATGTAAATGATTCCTTGACAAAACGACTTGGTTTTTAAGATCTGCTTATTGGGAGTTTTATTCTCAATCCTTATTCTTTAATCCTTGCTCTTTACTTTATTATCCTGTAACTTTGTCATTGATGTATTAGGTGCTTCGCACATATACTTATAATTTTTACGTTTTACTTATACTTACATACTATGTCATTCAGAATTGAAAAAGACACGATGGGTGAAGTTCAAGTCCCTGCAGACAAATACTGGGGTGCACAGACAGAGCGTTCACGCAACAACTTTAAAATCGGACCGGCAGCTTCGATGCCACACGAAATCGTCGCAGGCTTTGCTTATTTGAAAAAAGCAGCTGCTTATGCTAACCACGAGTTGGGGGTATTACCTATAGAGAAACGTGATGCGATTGCTACCGTATGTGATGAGATTTTGGCGGGCAAATTGGATGACCAATTCCCATTGGTAATCTGGCAAACGGGTTCAGGTACACAATCCAATATGAATGTGAATGAGGTTGTCGCAAACCGTGCACAAGTATTGGCTGGACATAAGATCGGCGAAGGCGAGCCTGTGTTAAAAGCAAATGATGATGTAAATAAATCGCAATCATCTAACGATACTTTCCCTACAGGAATGCATATCGCGGCTTACAAAGCTGTTGCAGAAGTTACAATTCCAGGTGTAGAAAAATTGCGTGACACATTAGCTAAAAAAGCTGAAGAGTTTAAAAATGTCGTAAAAATTGGCCGTACACACTTAATGGATGCTACTCCGTTGACTTTAGGTCAAGAGATTTCAGGTTATGTCGCCCAATTGAACCATGGTCTGAAAGCTTTAAGAAATACACTTTCGCATTTATCAGAACTTGCATTGGGAGGCACTGCAGTAGGGACAGGATTAAATACTCCAAAGGGGTATGACGTTGTCGTTGCTAAATATATCGCTGAATTTACAGGCCTACCTTTCGTAACCGCTGAAAACAAATTTGAGGCATTGGCAGC
The Sphingobacterium multivorum genome window above contains:
- the uvrA gene encoding excinuclease ABC subunit UvrA → MAVKRSPDLGEQSEVQVFGARAHNLKNIDISFPRNELVVITGLSGSGKSSLAFDTIYAEGQRRYMETFSAYSRQFLGGMERPDVDKISGLSPVISIEQKTTSKNPRSTVGTITEVYDFMRLLFARAGEAFSYVTGKKMERMSDDQVIERILTEFEGQALNILAPVVKGRKGHYRELFEQIRKQGYVKVRVDGEILDLVPKMQVDRYKIHDIEIVVDRLKVEREDKKRLQTSVMQAMKTAKGIIKVSTKDNQEQFYSRYLMDAESGISYDEPQPNTFSFNSPYGACPTCDGLGYIFEIDKNAVIPDKKLSIQKGGLAPLGPTRENWTSEVLKAVAKKLDFTISTPLEKLNEEQIEQLLFGNKEEPIVVTVSYGSYGTREYRVEFEGIFKMLEEFSGKSSDEAPSLDDFRTKVTCPTCAGARLKKESLHFKIADKNIHELSTMDITSIKEWFDQVESKLDERQLIIATEILKEIRARLGFLLDVGLNYLTLDRTAKTLSGGEAQRIRLATQIGSQLVNVLYILDEPSIGLHQRDNERLINALKNLRDIGNSVLVVEHDKDMILHADHVIDMGPAAGVHGGTVVAEGTPAEILKSDSLTAAYLNGTKEVKIPEKRREGNGKTLSLHGATGHNLKNLSVSFPLGKLIVVSGVSGSGKSSLITGTLYPILNKHFFRAKATPLPFKKIEGLEHIDKVIEIDQSPIGRTPRSNPSTYTGVFSDIRTLFVQLPEAKIRGYKPGRFSFNVKGGRCETCQGAGLKVIEMNFLPDVQVPCETCHGKRYNRETLEVRYKGKSISDVLDMSINDAVDFFENVPSIYRKIKTLQDVGLGYITLGQSSTTLSGGEAQRVKLATELSKKDTGNTFYILDEPTTGLHFEDVNVLMGVINRLVGRGNTVLIIEHNLDVVKSADWVIDIGPEGGKEGGQVLFEGTPENLIKNNKSETARFLKLEM
- the fumC gene encoding class II fumarate hydratase; protein product: MSFRIEKDTMGEVQVPADKYWGAQTERSRNNFKIGPAASMPHEIVAGFAYLKKAAAYANHELGVLPIEKRDAIATVCDEILAGKLDDQFPLVIWQTGSGTQSNMNVNEVVANRAQVLAGHKIGEGEPVLKANDDVNKSQSSNDTFPTGMHIAAYKAVAEVTIPGVEKLRDTLAKKAEEFKNVVKIGRTHLMDATPLTLGQEISGYVAQLNHGLKALRNTLSHLSELALGGTAVGTGLNTPKGYDVVVAKYIAEFTGLPFVTAENKFEALAAHDAIVETHGALKQLAVALNKIANDIRMLASGPRSGIGEILIPENEPGSSIMPGKVNPTQCEALTMVAAQVMGNDVAITIGGTQGHYELNVFKPLMAANFLQSARLLGDACVSFEEHCAAGIEPNYKRIKELVDNSLMLVTALNTKIGYYKSAEIAQTAHKNGTTLKEEAVRLGYVTPEDFDAWVKPEDMVGSLK
- a CDS encoding endonuclease/exonuclease/phosphatase family protein, yielding MKKKRSLGQAIVVTRLMDRRTFLRRKLGFISKTMFLANMLAIVALLMSYSATFINPKSFWPIAFMGLGYLPILLINIGFIFYWLLRKRKIALYSLVTILIGWPFLTKHWNIRKENAPVSSEIRTLRIMTFNAHLFKKVGDEKKNFKADVVRIIDSISPDVICFQEYISKIKGKHVFSEEFKDKLGYDYFFFEPSSKNDYEAYGMAVLSRFPIYDSGTIRDNDYGINRISYVDIKKQDTLIRIYNIHLRSFALQNEDKEFIQNLSNNNESDNSRTRKLSRKLKNAFELRSEQAHSLKKHMNECQYPYIAVGDFNDTPMSYSVNLIGDGLYNAFKEKGNGWGVTHHALLPIFQIDYIFASQKFQVMNYQVVKQKLSDHYPVWSDLRLKP
- a CDS encoding rhomboid family intramembrane serine protease — its product is MNNIGLKDFWRQTYKTGSPVPLVISIQVCLFVLIYFLDLLFELKIVPQSFLEPTVRLLSLPSNFSSFIAQPWSLVTSNFVYVKLWTILFDSLWLYWVGQIFFTFLNTRQFLFVYMASWLIGSVLYMGFGSLIPMPSNLQLMGGSLPLAAVLAAIVTLVPKYELRLLLLGNIKLKLVAIVYFGLEFLALTMTNRPAAISYFAVVLFGMGFTYALKSGMDWSTIFQKKQQKPAKMKVVVGNNIPTNRKHRYDLPNQDEIDAILDKISISGYDSLTNHEKETLFRASNSGDKVDG
- a CDS encoding rhomboid family intramembrane serine protease, producing the protein MFPQLTPVIKNLLIINIIFYIGSQLVPVAYDYLAVYYPDSPYFKIWQVITHMFMHDKNTITHIFFNMFSLVMFGPMIEQVLGSKRFLNFYLVSGIGAWFLYTAVNGIQLYNATGSFAPLHGISGNELISMANTGNNEALTYLIPMLGASGAIYGVLLAFAYLFPNIPLQFLFIPVPVKAKYMIGGFILIEIYMSLSRPGDSVAHLAHVGGALFGYLLLKLWKIRKGIY
- the mutL gene encoding DNA mismatch repair endonuclease MutL; the protein is MSDIIQLLPDNVANQIAAGEVVQRPASAIKELIENAIDAGADKIKLIVKDAGKSLIQVIDNGCGMSVTDARLCFERHATSKIRKAEDLFAIRTMGFRGEAMASIAAIAQVELKTRRIEDELGTVVEIEGSKVVNQYPEAVAAGTNILVKNLFYNIPARRNFLKSNSVEMRHIIDEFQRIALSNPQIFLTLHSDGNEIYHLPAETLKQRIVHIFGNNYNQRLVPVEEDTSIIKVEGFVGKPEFAKKTRGEQFFFVNKRFVRDPYLHHAVMNAYEDILQAETFPFYVLFIDIDPARIDINVHPTKTEIKYEDDKAIYAIIRSAVKRSLGRYNIMPSLDFEQETSFTNLITKKALDEIIVPTVTFNPDFNPFDTDKSKSNSSYTRSESYAEGLTKKTGGIPSNWDSLYQIVEKEESVQLPLHAEPELRTDGPQIIQVEDKSSSKLFFQLHNKYIVSQIHSGFILIDQQAAHERILFEQFLSQLDQHKGLSQQSLFPQTLDLNAADNELMKDLLEDINGLGFQIREFGKNSYIIDGIPADLGTGFDEIKMIEKILEDYKNNQSEYKLAKRENLAKSLARNAAIKPGTVLDNTAMAELVDRLFACHSPNISIYGNPVIVTFTLQELAEKFGKN
- a CDS encoding S41 family peptidase — its product is MQKSIKRNIFVAATYAAVLLLGLLLGQNYAEEQGSNQKTTFSSLRSNGNSDKLQYLIQLIAENYVDNVSIDTVQDEAIEHVVSRLDPFSTFLRPNQVLAKQETLEGTFDGIGVEYFRLKDTLLVVGMVAAGPAEKAGMRIGDRILKIGNKDLVGRKVAESEIERLIRGKKGTAVLISIQRNGVVMANPIKVIRDQVNVSSLDASYMIAPKTAYVKIRRFGHKTADEFRQSLIDLRKSGAQDLILDLRNNGGGFVHTAIDLAGQFFKEKRLLMYTEGANELRQDFYSEKAGDFGDGRVIVLINESTASASEILSGALQDLDRATIVGRRSYGKGLVQEQFDFSDGSAINLTVARYYTPLGRCIQRQYTRANFDAAKYMTGFDLWTMDTEFSQKEMFTTSKGKLVFGGGGILPDVTIPIDTNETSAKYREIFHSNAIEEFVYDRFTKHLPAYSIENFISGYHLPTTEFDLFISYLNSQKRISVTAKEAKNLHDLIQSDIEALVGRYYFGREAYYKIKNRRDKFIEIGLKTLGYQMPKV